The DNA sequence TTTTCTGCCAATGATGATAAACCGGGTGAAGTTCGCCGGATTATTGTTGATCTTTTCGGCCAGAATGTCAAGGCCATAGAGCTCCGCCGCTCGCCTGCTGGCAATCGATGCCAGAGCTTTCGAGCCTGCATCGGCGACTTTCTTAGCACTTACTGCGGTATTGCTGCAGGTTACCTGGTTCCATTCGGGATGTTTTCTTAAAAAAATACTGGACTGCTGAAAACCCTGGGGATGGGAGCATACTTCCCTGATATCTTCGAGTTTTGCTCCTTTAACCGCCAACAGGTTATGATCGATCTGGATACATTTTTCACCGACGATATAAAACCCAAACTGACAAAGCAGGTCGTAGACGTCGGCAATACCGCCGGTAAACGAATTTTCCAGCGGAAGAACCCCGTAATCAATCTCTTCTGCAGCCAACGCCTGAAACACATCTTCAAAGTTCACATAATTCTTGGCATTCTTGCCTTCCCCGAAATATTCCTTAAGCGCCTGTTCACTATAAGAACCCGGAATTCCCTGGAACCCGACCACATTTCCGGAAACACATTTCCCCAGTTCTCCGGTTTCCGACTCCTCTTCAATTTCCGAAATTTCCTGCCAG is a window from the Dehalobacter sp. DCA genome containing:
- the pheA gene encoding prephenate dehydratase gives rise to the protein MDELKNRRLQDLRSKIDEIDTELLRLFEARMETVIEVAEYKILNSINILDESRENKVLQKIEQVKNKDLVKTAEEFLKAVMSISKGVQAERFFRPETGSWQEISEIEEESETGELGKCVSGNVVGFQGIPGSYSEQALKEYFGEGKNAKNYVNFEDVFQALAAEEIDYGVLPLENSFTGGIADVYDLLCQFGFYIVGEKCIQIDHNLLAVKGAKLEDIREVCSHPQGFQQSSIFLRKHPEWNQVTCSNTAVSAKKVADAGSKALASIASRRAAELYGLDILAEKINNNPANFTRFIIIGRKPELRSAGNKISLVVAISHEPGSLYRVLSHFARNGLNMMKIESRPMTDKTWEYLFYIDFEGNLNNDMVKKAVDGIEKESAYFQMLGNYPSDRQNR